CAGTTTTCAGATCAGCTATCCTTCAAAAGACGAAAAGGTCATGATTTAAATTTCAATGATGAAAAGTTGAGCAATGTGTATCTGCAGCTTTGTGGGTCTGTCATCTTGTTATCTCAATTTTACTGCATGATAATAATATAGGGAGGAATCGCTGTGTCATAGTGACACAGGCCTGCTCAAAGACAACATCCCTTTATATAAACTCACCCTTGTGTTGGAAATGCCATGAAGCCTGTTTGGTGACACATTACATTTGAATGTCACATAATTGATGCCCCTCCCTGAAACATTGTGCTGGactgcacacacatttataagCCAATGTGGTGGCCAAATACCTACCCTCCATAAAGCCTTTCTTCTTGATACAATCTTAAGATTAACATAATAGACGTTTCTGCCCTCCTCCAGTTATTTTGCGTGTTTACATTCCTGCTTGGGGTCGAGCTGCAATAGAAAAATAATGCATGGGTAAAGTTTTGATAATACAAGTGACTGGTGCAGTTACGCAATACAGAGGGCCCTTTGTGCTGGATCATTTGTGATTATGCAACGCGATCTGTTTTTCTATTCATGGTTCACAACCAAGTTAGTGTTTCTAGTGTGTTTAATGTTCCATTCTTTGTCTCAGTAAGCAAAGATGCTTCAGATTAGCATGAACAATGATACATTAATCTCTAACATACTGAATCACTTGGGGAAACTATGAAAAGATTacccataaaataaataaataatgttggTATATCAACACACAACATGCCTAGTTTGCACTCACCAAATATTAACACAAGAAATATTAGAAagtcatttctctttctttattgtTAAACATACCATCCAATAAGCTGCACCAACAGCAATAAGTCAACCAACTCCTGGTAGAACACACTTTATGACAATCATTGTGACTTTGAACCAAGTGCAAGAAAGAATcaacaaattaaagcaaaagcaaaagaaaaaaaaagaagcaaacagaCTCAAAAATATCTTTCATTAAAAGGACTACCTGTTCACTGGAATCACTTGCAGCTTCTGATGCAGAGAACATCTTGTAATTGTTTtgaacaacaaatgaaatgtcaataaatatGCACTCTTCATTTTCATGATCATAGCATTTTAGCATTGTTACTGGTTTTGCATTAAATGTGCGTGGAAGGCAATTTAGACCCACATGAAGGTTACATCCAACAGCTTTGACATTTGAATTTTCAGCAGCATAAACTAAACAGCCTGCACTCATTGGATTGCATTTAACAGTATACAAAGCCAGCCTTCTCATTTAATCTGTATAACATACTTGTAAGTAACCCCGGTAGCTTTTTCCACAACAAATAGCAGTCACATGTGTTCTTCAGATTATACAATAATGAGCTTCAATAGCAAAATGAGATGAATATTGCTAATCTGTTACATTGGGAGATTCCTAACAAGACCAGCATACGTTTTAAAGTAACTCTAGCAATATGTGCGACCCACAATAAGGTAATAAATCACAACCTAATAATGGAAAGAATCAATAAGTCCTCTTAACGGGAAGTCacatgtttgataaatgacatCATTTTCTTAATGGTAACTGACCTCTGTGAATGTACATGTcacattttaatctttaaatGTTTGCTAAATGTGAATTGTGCAATAGATTGGGTTGCAACGGCACCCCCGCCGACAGCTTTGTTACGAAACAAAAacctgacaaaaagaaaaggctgGGGCATTGCTTAAAAGTTGTTGACACAGCTGAGTGTGTTCCGCAGTTGTTACTGTTTTTATACTCTGTTCAGACACACCcgctttttaaatgtgcatgTCATGGCTAATAATCTCTTTTAAATGagccacaaacaaaacactgaacaaaaTATGCCAGATCAGATCGAGGGTACCAATGAAATAAGACTTAAAGAGAGCAGCAGTTTCTCCACTAGTAACGAAGGTACATGACGTAAATCaatgtatgaaaatgtaattaagtGCTTTCAATTTGATCTTTGATCACTGTAGACTCAACAAGTTCTTCTCTACCTTATATTAGGACCAAAATAAGtgatattattaatataaaatatgtataaacCTTCATACATCTCAGGTTATAGGTTTGGTACAGGTATgaaacaacagcaaaagtaTCCCATTAAGCTCCATatgacaaataaacattttttttaagtggaaTACATCCACCTGAATGCATTCACTCAAATCCTCGAGGGCACTTTCTTGGCTACAACGTCACAGAGGAGTTACGGTATAAAACATTATAAGAAACATACTGAATTTGAATGATAAATTATAAATTTCCATATATACAAAATTCAGATGTTTTTACATATGAACATATTGACAAGGCCATTAAATCAGTCACTGGTAAGTCccattttacacttttttttttttttttttttttagaaagaaaCATATTCCTTGAAGGTGACAGTGAGACtgtttgttgtgatgtcagtgatgatgatATTTCCCATAAAAGGGGagatttttttaacagatgCTTCTTGAGACTTCTCTATGGATTTCTGTGTGTCCTCTGTCACAGTAGGTGTATCTTTGATAGCAGGCTCAGGCTCAGGCTCAGgctcaggttcaggttcaggttcaggctCTGGCTCTGGCTCTGGCTGTACATCCAGCTCCACCTGCTTCTTAGTCTTTGGGCAGCTGAGATCCATTGGCTCCTCTTGGCTGCCAGAGTCCATAACATCATATGTAGGTGCACTGCTATAGCGAGGGCCGCTACAGTGGAGGTCCATAGGTTTGTCCTGCGGTGGAGTGACCACAGTGCTGGGCACACTTAGGCTTCTGGAAGTCAGGAAGGTTTTGGAAACACTCCGGTCCTCCGCAGGATCAGAGAGTTTTCGCTTGCGGTCATTGGGAAAGGAAGGAATCCTGATGTGGTCAATAGACGTAGCGGTTGGAATGTTGGTGTCAACAGCCCAGGACGTTGGGGGTGAGCTAGCAGTCAGCTGTAGGGGCAGATCTTCCGGTAAATCAGCCTGACCCCGAGCCACTTCAGTGTTATATTCCTCTGCTGTGCTTGGCGAAGGTTTGGAGAAATGTCTGTCCTTTGGGGAACACTTTATGGGATGTTCTGCAGCAGGTGGGGAGCTGCCGTTACAGATCTCTTTGGGGATACCATTCTCCGGGTGCAACTGCTCCACCATTTTGGTTCTATGTGCTGGATTGTTTACTGATGGTTTGGTGTTTTGGGGTTTCTCTTCGCTTGATGATTCCCCATGTTTACCCTTTGCTCCATGAACCTTGTTACTGTCCATGTACTTGCTCATGACAATAACGATACGCccattcttgtttttattcttgattatcttcattttgctgctaatagcACTAGGGAAGGTTGCATCTTTAGGACTGGGTTTGATGGCATGTTCGCTCTCAGCCTCTTTAACAGCTGGTTTCCTCACCTCTACTGCCAGCTCTTTTACTTTGCTCAAGCAGCCAGTGTCTTTGTCACGAACCCATTTCTGCTGCAGTGCCAGCGGTAAGTTCCAGCCCGGGTTGGCTGGTTTACTAGCTGGTTCCTGAACTTTGACCACCTCTTTAAACCTAGAAACCTGTGCATAGTACATATTAGGGTCAGGTTCATAGTGGTGGTGCTTCTTGCTGTTGAGCTGGTAGATGAACTTCTTCTTGCCGTTGGTTTGCTGGTCAGCAGGGACCTCCTGGCTGCTGGGCTGGTACTGATGGTGCTTCTTGCTGTTAAGCTGGTACTGTTGTGGCCGGGAGCGCTGGACCTGGACGGGATCTGACTTGAGGCTACTCTCTGCATCCTGGGGGGTTTCCTCGAAACCTGCAGGAATACTTGATCTTCGGGCAAATGAGGGAAcctaaaaaagagagaaaacaccagGTTAACATTTCAGCCATTTTCATCAAAATCTTACTGTCAACTCAAGAATATAATCAGTTGGCCACATAAAGCCCTATTCTActgatacaaataaaaattagGCCAAATTAGGGGAGCACCTTAAAGGGTTACTCCAGCAATTTAGTGTTGCACTCCCATAAAGGTAAGGGGCTCACAcgagacagagacaaaaaaaaaaaaaaaggttaaaaatcaaagcaaaaaaGAGAATACAgagatataatatataatatacagagATATCCTGATTTTTAGTCCCTATATCAAGCTCCATAAAGACCAGATCCTACATTCCCCATAATGCATCAATTCTTTTGTCCCTCCGTGCCTGGTAAGTTTAATTCAAAATCTATACCCACAATTTGTAATGCATAGTTTTCTGTTAGAggagataaccctgatgacatcactaagacgtcatcagggttattttctcagactcgACAAAGCGCATCCAGATCCTTAGAAGATATTATGTTTTCacagtattattagtattatgaCAAGTAAATTGATTTTGTCACAGTAGCTAATCGCTATCTGCTAAAATATGGCAACTTGCATGCTAAAATTCAGACATAACTAAGGACTACAGGATGCTTAAGCGTTTCAGAAAGTGAACTAAACTATCCAATCAGGACTCTGCTTATGACCTCCCTCCCACCACCTTGTCCCCTCCCCCTTCCTGTACAGGCTGACCCCTCTGGCCGTCAGAGGGGCACTGCCGCGGAACGCTCAAGACGCTTTGGCTGTGACCTTAGGTCAGTGAAGTGCCACCAGACATGACACGCTTTATCCCTGATTGCTGGCCACGTGTGACTCTGGCAAAGTGGTATGCCTCTTAAGGAGTGACACTGCATAGCAATCAGGTCTGAGTCTCTCAAAATATATAATCACATTTGGCTTAGAATAAGGTCCTGTAAAACCCTGAGCTAAGATAGTCAAAGCATGACAGAGTGATACTTTCAGCcatctatttctgtctctggaacacattcacaaacatggAATTGAAAGAAAACATTCTCCTGATTTAGATGTAAAATGTACATATCCTAAAAATATTAAgctctctttaaaaaaaaaaaaaaagaagcaagaaaCTGTGTTTTGCATAATAAGCTATTTAGCATAAGGAAATAATGAACATGCAGACAAAACGAGTGCACTCAAGCAACGCTTATGTAACCTCAGGCAACAAACCCAGTTTCATGTGTGGAGAGCAATCCAGCTCTAGAACCCTGTCCTCTCTTTGCCTTTcccccatctctctttctcaaagAAACCTATAAATAACCATGACCATAATGACAGCAGCTCTAAAACACCTGACAGGAACCTTCCCCCTTTTGGCCTCTTACAGAACACTTCAGAAAAACTGACAGAAAGGCTTGGAAACAGACGCTGTTACGTTGGTGATGATTCGTTGATGATCGAGATGATGGAGACAATTACCTGGAGTAAAAGATGTTTTGGTTTCGGCCCCCGTTTGCGATATCCCATCAACTgctcctgcctctctctgtgaaaacaaaagataattacattttcttgtGCCTTCTATACACAACACCTCATTTACCAGACAATGTTCCACCTtactacattaaaaaaaactaattatatCACATATAAAATTACAGGTTTGATATTCAGAGTactcattcattttcttctaCCTATTCAAGGTCAAAAGTGGAATTTTGATTTGGAGGACTAATGAATGCCCACACGTGACCCACTGCAAAGCATTATGGTCCTTATTTGCATAGCTCTCCATGGTAATTGTCCCATTCCATATTCTCATTATCCTGGAGAAATTCAATTAAGGCTACTGTGGGGAGAATCTCTTCTTGTCTTTCAAACATCCTCCCTCCTGCAGCACACCATTCCTCGTCTGCGCTTTCACTAACGTTCAAACTCTAATTAGGGTCATGAGGTAGGGATGAAATGGGATAAATACAACATTGTGGAGTACTTCTCGGATACACGCTGCTGTTGAAAGCATGTACACATGCATTGTGCAAGTACATTGAGAAAATGCAGGGGGATAAATGTCAGACTAACAGACTGCTCTTGGAACTGGTTGTTTTTGGCGGTGAAAGCcaacaggaggaggagtagaTAAGGTGTTACGGTGGTTGTACTGACTAGACCGAGCACTGTCTGTGAAATATTGCTCCCTGATATAAACCTTGACTCATCATTGGCTCATAAATAACCAGCCGTGGGTGAATGCCGGCTGCACGCAGGCTTCACTAGGAGTGTGTAAACTCCACACTATTGTTGGCCTTTCGCTACTGATGTTCAAACTATTGGGGCTGCCAGAAAATTGCCACAATAAAAAGTCTACAGTTTAATGCTATAATGTGTGCGATTTCAAACAGCGTCCAACGGGGTGACCCCTATTCACAGAAGATTTGGCAATTACAGCCTCCCTTGTCGGATCCCCTCCCCCATCCTCTGGGAGCAGAGAGGaatccacacacacagcgcAGAGGCAGCCCTCCATGACCATCAGCACTgagccagacacacacaggcaggcaggcaggctgcgGGGGAATACGAGAGCGGTACACTGGAAACGCTGGAGAGTACTGCGTGTCAATTAGCCTTTTCAGAAATCTGAATTCCTTTCCCCAGCCATCATGTCTTTACCCAGTCCCATGAGCGGCCTGATGGCCTATGGAGGGAGTATATCTCAGAGGCCTCATGGGTCCAACAACCCATACATAATATTGTCTTGCATGTGCTCATTGTGCTGTAGGGATAAAATGACAGCAGCATTTGTATTCATTAACATCTCAACCTCTGACTGACATGTATGTGATTGTGATTATTTTACACACCACTAATGGTATGACTCCTGACCTAAGATAAGAGGCAGGTTGTCAGTGAATGCATCCACTGTAAGATATTCTGTTTTCACAATAACAAAAGGCTGTAGTTGCATGCAATATGTCAAGAGTTTTGTCTtggaaaaacacatgaaatcagCCTGCAAAAACACAGCTCATCCTATTAGAAGATCTCACACTGGTACCATTAAAGTGATGGGAATCCTATCAGGCAGCAGCTTGGATTCCTCACATTAAACCACAACAAACCACTGAGCTTGTGTCCTGCAAGCCAAATGATAACAGTGAGGCTTTCCAGTGCAGCTGAATTAGCACCTGTCCTGTTAAAACCTTACAGCTGAGCAAATTAAACCAGTGACAGTATGGATGTGAAACAAATTAATGTCCACATGGAGAGCATTGCTGTTACATGTTTAATGGTGTATCATGTACCCTTGGGCAAGACAGACTGCTACTTCTGTTTTCTATGTGAAATTGGGTCATCCTATGTGTTGAGCCCTGATCCTGGCGTAAAATGTAATAAGATAataatttgtaacattttacaTCACATCCACGCATATTTCCACCTATCCAATCCTTCCATTAGTATGATTTAGGAATTCTCACTACCAGATCTCCAGCCCCTTTCCCCAGGAGACAGTCctgtggggaggagggggatcAGTGATAGAGTTACTGGAGCGCCCCTCCTCCCATGCCCATATAAGGTCATGGCTGAACTGGAGGCTGCGCGGCCTCGTCCGAAGTCCACATCTCTCACCTGTGTTGAAATGCAACGAGGAGCCGAGGGTCAAGGATGTTTTCCTCTGGTTCCCATGTGTTGTATCTGCAGAGAGGAGTAAACAACTGTCAGAGAGACAGCAGTCACGTGCAAAACTTCCTTTTTCTAACTGACACACAGGCCTCAGTctctgtcacaaacacacacattctcacacgTTCACCTATGCTGTGCACTCAGTGTAGAATAGACAGGTAAGACAGACCTTCAATTATATGTCTAACAAATGAGAATTTGGGACTGTTTCCTTGCTGCAAGATGATTTAATTTGCAAGGCCCACAAATAACAAATGGGCTACTGGTCACATTCCCGCTGCAGCAAATCAACCACCAACTgcacaacaaaaatgtcaaacaagaAAGTGTCTGTATGTGCTCTCCAAACGGTCCTCCAGCACCAACATACAGTCGGCCATTTTAGCACCACTGTCTCGTAAATTCGCTGGCAGAGCAGAAATAATTAAAACGGGATTACATGGCTGTGCCTACCCCCTTCCCTCGCATAAATTAGTGAAGGCATCCGCGGATACACTGAAACACATACCGACCGCGCTCTCCaagctctctctcacacacactcacacacaaacaaccacacacaaacacacagtagacGCACGCCCTTGATGaatggcattttttttaaagtaacgACACTTCATTTGTGTTGCAAAATGTTGCAGTCTTTCACTGCAGTGGTAAGATAtcctagatttttttttttttttttttttttttttagaaaaggtTGCATGAAGACTTACTTGGGAGACCAGCCTCGCCACTTGACCAGGTACTCTATCTTGCCCTGTGATGTTAGAGAAGGAGTAAATGTTGGTGAGGCTGTTATTAAACGCAATATTTCAACGTCCGAAGCGCTTTTGCAAATATGCTCCCCTCTCCGTTACCTTGCGGATGCGTTTCTTTTCGATGCCCTCCACCGCAAAGACGTGCTCTCCGGCGGCAGGGAGCTCCATTCTCGCCTGAATCCGATAGCAGGGGACGGGGAGTAGGTGAAATGTTGGCTACGCACCGTCGATGTGCCTTCCGCTCGATGCGTGCTGTGCGCGCTTGGTAGTTTTCCAGTTGTATCCAAATCCAACTGTAttccctccacctctcctcgcgctctctcgctctctccctctctctctctctctgtctctctctctctctctcacgctctCCCTCCTTTGCACACTCCACAGTCCTGGCAATGAGCATACAGATATTCACAGTAGTGCGGCTGCGAACAGCTCTTTTCGTGCTCCAGCTCGGTGCATGACGtcaggaggggagggggaggtggagaCCTTGCACAGAGGTTGGGGTTTATCCCGTGCGTACCGGACTGCAGGAGGGATATGTGGAAATTCAAATAAATCACAACGTTACTGTCACAGCACATATGCATGAAATCGACTTGTgcagttatattttttttcttttctgtaccAAGGTTGGAGGGAACCCCTCCTCCAACATCTGATGATGTATTCACATGAGAAAACACTTTGAGTGGTTGAGTTTCTTGTGTGGATGTAATTCATAGAAAATGCGTTTGCAATAGCAGACTAATAGTATGATATTAAAACAGACTAATAGAGGACTGAAGGTTCATTTAAGTGTTTGGAGAGGGCATGAGGGTCTGTCTCAGCCTTCTGTGGATACAGTGAGGACAGCAATAGGGAGAAGATAACAGCAAGGTCACAGAAGAAGCAAAAGAGAGTATGGGTGCATACCAGAATTTGAAACTTTCTCTCACATTTATGCTTTTAAATATTATTGTAAGTGAACACAGAATGAAGGAAGTATAAGTACATCTAGTATTTTGAATGCTGCAAAACTGCACCTGGGGGCAatgaaatgcactttttttttttgctgtctcCGCAGCAGttgaaaacagttttatcagtaaagaaaaaaaaaatgacagcactGTGTCACCAGAGCTTCTGTTTATCACTTTAACTGAGGCTGACGCACTGATGAAAGAGAAGTTCCCCTTTTATTTCCGATCCCCTTAAAGCAGCAGTTTTAGATGTGCAGACGGAGGCTTACAGTTCGATCTGCTAACAGCGCCGAGCAAATATAGGTCACACATACTCTGATCGTCAAACCAGTGCCATGTCCTCTGGGCTCAACTGCCATTAATTTGACACACAGCAGAGGGTTGCTGTGCAGCCTCCAGCCTACCTGTGGCAACTTTTCTAATCGTAAACTCATTCGCTGCCAGAGCGCTCAGCTCCTTTCCACTAAATCATCATTACAGCTTGTTATTGGTTGTAATATATGTCCATCTGCATCATGACAATTTAAATCCAACAGCATAAACCACATCACCAGTGAGCTTGTACTTTGTGCTGCAAATGTCATCCGCATTAACTCACCTAATTTATGGGGacttaattaaaaacatgagaGAAAACGCGCATCAGTGCGTAAAATACCTGTTTCTGTGAGTAAACTGTGATCTAGACACATGATTGTCATCAAAATGcagcatttcatttgtttatgttgtatTGGAAGCGTAAAAAAAGAATTTTACAAGCTTAACCCGATGGGCTTCTTTTGCTCCAAAAATAATTCAGCACCACAAGGGTTAATGGAGCCTAGAAGCAGAGCGGCAGCGGCCAGCCTATTACATACAGGCACGATATATCTCTGCCCTGCCATATAAGGTAATTGACAGAAAGCGCCGAAATATCGCATTTTACACTCATGAATTCCCGAATTTGAGACCTGAAATGGGCACAGGAGAGGGTGAAGACTCTGTCGGTTGCAAACATGCTCGATTAAAGCACCGTATTTTCGCCCAATCCTTGTTTTTTCCTGTGCCCTTCAGCCGCGGCCAGGGAGCGCATACGCCCTGCTTCCCTAGCAACAGcatgaaagaagagagagacagacatacacatacacacagagaaagacacacacacacacacacacacacacacagaaattttAAGTTTCTGACAAACAAACGAGCTCCAGATAAAATGGCACCAATGAGTTGTCGTTTCCTCGAGCATTATTTCGTCTATCAAACGATCTTTTCGAATTGAAATGCGCATTCAAAAGCATGGAGGGTTTACAGCGTTATAAAGCAAAAATTTGGAGTTGGAGGTATTCTCTGTGATCTCTATTTACTCACCAGGAACCCAAAATACAAATTATGTatcatttttgtgtttgcacTGACGGCAATGACGCCTGAAGTCTGCGTCAAGACAGAGATCATCATTTAGAAAACCCTCTGACTCAGCTTTTCGGCAACGTCTGATCAGAGCTCAATATAATATAGtctgaatatattttgtaaCACTTTCAAAGCCAGCAGACTTCATCTCAGTGGGCTTCAATCATCCGACAATACTCCAAAGTGAAACTGCGTCACCAACACACAGAAAGACGgttcttatttttaattaatttacagCGCTCAGGTTGCCCAGCAAGTATGAACATTTAAGGAATTGGAAAACATTCATTCGCTTTAAAAATACATGGCCTATTTGTGTCTTTCCTAAATTGGTTCGCTGAGGGGCTGTGTGTGTTATTCCATGTTGCCCCGAAGCACCTTGGTAATTGCTGATCATCAAGGGAAGTTATCATATCCAGAGCAAATACTGGGAATCATTTCAATCACACAGATATGTTTTTGCTATAATCtgatttgtaaatgaaaatatttacagtgtaatgTCGTTGCTTCACGGTCAGAGTGCCCTCTCAGGAATGCGCCCAGGTGAGCTCATGTCCCCCTTGCACTTGTTCACCCGTGACTTTAACATTTAAGATGCTGATAAACAGCGCTGACTGGATATCATCAGTTTTTGCTGGGAGGTTTCGATTGCCGATACTTAAAAGAAAAGTCTTTAGGATTAGTCGAATAAAAAACGCACGAAAGATGGCACATATATTTAACAGGGCGCTTAATTGATTAAAATCAGACAGTGTCGATCAGGTAATTTGGTCAGAAAATACTTTTAAGAACCGTTTCATCCTTCAGTCTTAGACAGAACGATGTTTAACAGCGCAGAAACCCTTTTAATAAACCTCTCCTCATTTTTCTCCTCATCTGTGCGACGTGAAAACGACTCAAAATGAACCAACAGCAAACACAGATATGTGTTAatgctggggttttttttgttagcTTTTAAAGCTACCCTGGTCTCATACTTTCAGGGgttccttttttttgtaaacgTTCCATGAGTGCTTTTGCAGAAACGTTTTATTTTGTCCTTGCTGCAGCCCGTCAAGGTCAAATGAGCTGTTATCTAAAACGCGAGGATAAACTCAGGGTCAGACAGTCTGTTTTTTATCTCCTGTTTGAAGGGACTCTTTTCAAACAACCTAAGGCGTCATTTTAATTCAACAACAAGGCTGTTGTTGCTTTGTGTCAGTGCTTTATAATCACACAATGGtaagagaaacacatttttgagacaTGTAAAAAGCAGGAAATATAGTGAAGGTAACTCAATAAGTTTGTGTTTAAAGCAGGTTGTCTGATATAGTGCAATTTTTACAGAGGTGAACAGTCAAGGAGTAAGGGAATgattttgtgtgcatgtaagaaTGTTTATCGAGTATATTTATGTGGGtgtaaatgagtgtgtgtgtgtgtgtgtgtatagcagGGCCAGGGTCAGGTTAAGTCATGATCTCTGGTCTCAGCAGGAAGCGCAGAACGCTCAGCCTTGTGACCTTTTTCCAGCACCAGTTTCTCTCTTCattctccttctttctgtctttccctcattttctctcttgctctctctctctcacacacacacactgcatgcaCACAGCTGGCTCACTCAGGCAATCCACAAAATGGTGGCTCAGGGGAAGCCAAGAGGCCTCCCCTTCCTTGGCACCCGCCACCCACGGTGCCAGGAGTGCCAACTGAGGGAATGGAGAGATGaggggaaaggaggaggaggaggaggaggaggaggaggaggagggtggggaaGCTGGGAAAGTGTGATTGATGCatagagaaaggaaaagaaagaggtgtggtggagagaggaagagagggaggatgagaggaacaaaaaggagacagaagagaggaacGCGAGGTAAGGGAAAAAGGCCTCTACATTGGCCAGGCAAGCATCCGATTCATTCCTCCACAGCGACATGGAAGAAAAGAGTTGATTGGGACAGAATGCAAGGACAGggtggagaggagaaggaggggggtATTACAAAAATGTTAAGAGGGCCCTACAGCCATTCTCACAGCGCTCAGCAGGCGGTCATTAAGCTGCACTATCAAACAGGCTGATGTA
The genomic region above belongs to Thunnus albacares chromosome 17, fThuAlb1.1, whole genome shotgun sequence and contains:
- the cbx4 gene encoding E3 SUMO-protein ligase CBX4 isoform X2 is translated as MCFSVSADAFTNLCEGRGYNTWEPEENILDPRLLVAFQHRERQEQLMGYRKRGPKPKHLLLQVPSFARRSSIPAGFEETPQDAESSLKSDPVQVQRSRPQQYQLNSKKHHQYQPSSQEVPADQQTNGKKKFIYQLNSKKHHHYEPDPNMYYAQVSRFKEVVKVQEPASKPANPGWNLPLALQQKWVRDKDTGCLSKVKELAVEVRKPAVKEAESEHAIKPSPKDATFPSAISSKMKIIKNKNKNGRIVIVMSKYMDSNKVHGAKGKHGESSSEEKPQNTKPSVNNPAHRTKMVEQLHPENGIPKEICNGSSPPAAEHPIKCSPKDRHFSKPSPSTAEEYNTEVARGQADLPEDLPLQLTASSPPTSWAVDTNIPTATSIDHIRIPSFPNDRKRKLSDPAEDRSVSKTFLTSRSLSVPSTVVTPPQDKPMDLHCSGPRYSSAPTYDVMDSGSQEEPMDLSCPKTKKQVELDVQPEPEPEPEPEPEPEPEPEPEPAIKDTPTVTEDTQKSIEKSQEASVKKISPFMGNIIITDITTNSLTVTFKEYVSF
- the cbx4 gene encoding E3 SUMO-protein ligase CBX4 isoform X1, producing MELPAAGEHVFAVEGIEKKRIRKGKIEYLVKWRGWSPKYNTWEPEENILDPRLLVAFQHRERQEQLMGYRKRGPKPKHLLLQVPSFARRSSIPAGFEETPQDAESSLKSDPVQVQRSRPQQYQLNSKKHHQYQPSSQEVPADQQTNGKKKFIYQLNSKKHHHYEPDPNMYYAQVSRFKEVVKVQEPASKPANPGWNLPLALQQKWVRDKDTGCLSKVKELAVEVRKPAVKEAESEHAIKPSPKDATFPSAISSKMKIIKNKNKNGRIVIVMSKYMDSNKVHGAKGKHGESSSEEKPQNTKPSVNNPAHRTKMVEQLHPENGIPKEICNGSSPPAAEHPIKCSPKDRHFSKPSPSTAEEYNTEVARGQADLPEDLPLQLTASSPPTSWAVDTNIPTATSIDHIRIPSFPNDRKRKLSDPAEDRSVSKTFLTSRSLSVPSTVVTPPQDKPMDLHCSGPRYSSAPTYDVMDSGSQEEPMDLSCPKTKKQVELDVQPEPEPEPEPEPEPEPEPEPEPAIKDTPTVTEDTQKSIEKSQEASVKKISPFMGNIIITDITTNSLTVTFKEYVSF